ACTATGGCAAAGCTACCTATTTCAGCAGAAAAGATAATTGATAAATTCGGGCCCAAGAAGCACTACACACCAATGGGAGGCTTTGAAGGTTCCCATGAACCAGACAAATTGGTAAAGACCCATTGTTGCTTTTGCGCCATGCAATGCGGTATTCAGCTCAAAGTCAAAGATAACAAAATTGCCGGATTTGAGCCTTGGATGGAATTCCCCTTCAACGAAGGCAGGCTATGTCCAAAGGGTGTACAACGCTACTTGCAAAACAACCATCCGGACCGCCTGCTCCAGCCTTATCAAAGGGTGGAAGGAAAGGGTTTTGAGCCCATCACATGGGACAATGCCATGGAACGGACCATCAGTGAAATCCGTCGAATCCAGACCCAATACGGCAATGATTCCTTTGCAATGCTGTCAGGTGTTTCCCTGACCAACGAAAAAAGCTACATGGTAGGCAAATTTGCACGCCTTGCCCTCAAAACTAAAAACCTGGATTACAATGGCCGTCTATGTATGGTAAGTGCTGGGGCAGGAAATAAAAAAGCTTTTGGACTGGACAGAATTTCCAATTCATGGGCAGACCTCAAACATGCAGAGGTCATCATCATTGCCGGGTCAAATGTCAGCGAATGTTTCCCTACCCTTACGCACTACATCTGGCAGGCCAGAGACAATGGCGCCAAATTAATAGTAGTTGATCCAAGGGTCACTCCTATAGCCAGAACTGCAGACCTCCACCTACCGGTGAAGCCTGGACGTGATTCAGCACTATTTGGCGCTATTCTAAAGCAATTGGTGGACAATGATTGGATTGATCACGAATTTATTGAGAAACATACCAATGGATTTGAGGCTGCTGCTGAGGCTGTAAAGGATTATGACCTGGATTGGGCTGAAAAGACCACAGGAATTGAAAAAGAAAAAATCCTGCAGGCTGCTACTTGGTGGGGCAAAGCCAAAACCTCCTTTCTTTTGCATGCCAGAGGTATAGAACACCATACCAAAGGGGTGGACAATGTCCTGAGCTGTATCAATATTGTATTGGCTACTGGAAGGATAGGAAAACCATACTGTGGTTATGGCACCATTACAGGTCAAGGTAATGGACAGGGAGGTAGAGAACATGGACATAAATGTGATCAGCTACCCGGAAACAGAGATATCAGCAATCCTGAACACAGGAAATATATCGCTGAGGTTTGGGGAGTTGAAGAAAAAGAAATCCCAGGTATGGGCCTCTCTGCCTATGAAATCATAGAAGCCATCCACCGTGGAGAAATCAAAGGTCTGATCAGCATTTGCTTCAATCCGATTGTTTCCCTGCCCAATAACAATTTTGTAAGGGAAGCATTTGAAAAATTGGAGTACTATGTCGCCATAGATTTTTTCCTCAACGAAACAGCAAGACATGCTGATGTGATTTTGCCGGGCTCTCTCCATGAAGAAGAAGAAGGTACAGTCACTACAGCAGAGGGCAGAGTGGTCAAAATCAACCAAGCTATTGATCCTCCGGGAGAGGCTAGAAAAGACAGTGATATCCTGATTGAAATGGCAAGGAGACTTGGAGCAGGTGACAAGTTCAATTTTGAAAACTCAGAAGCTGTTTTCAATGAACTTCGTGTCGCTTCCAAAGGTGGTACTGCAGATTACTACGGCATCAGCTATGAAAAAATAGAGAAGAACATGGGCGTATTTTGGCCATGCCCTTCTGAAGACCATCCGGGAACACCTAGACTTTGGGAAGAAAAGAAATCCGCTTTTCCAGATGGAAAGGCCAGGTTCAATCCTGTTGCGTACAAAGAGCCTGCTGAAGTAGTGGATAAAGATTTCCCAGTAATCCTGACCACAGGAAGAGTTGTCAGCCAATACTTAAGCGGAACCCAAACCAGAAGAATTGGTAAATTGGTCGACCAATATCCAGAACCCCTTTTGGAAATCCATCCCAGTTTGGCAATTCAATACAATATCCAAAACAGGGATTTGATAACTGTCAGAACGAGGCGTGGTGAGGCTACTTTTCCTGCCCAAATTGTAGAGACTATCCGACCTGATACTGTTTTCATCCCTTATCACTGGGGAGGAAGCCATTCAGCCAACCAGCTGACTGTGGGTGACCTAGACCCTATTTCAAAAATTCCGGAATTTAAGGTATGTGCCTGTCAGCTAATTCCTACCGGAAAAAAAGCAGCACCAGCTGAGGAAAGAAGTGCTTACCAAAGTTCATAAACCACAAAATCTACCTTGTTATGACAGTAACCAAATACGACCAGCAAATGGGCTTTTTCATAGACATGCAGCGCTGTATTGGCTGCCATGCCTGCGAAATGGCTTGTGCTGAATGCGAAACCAACGGTCAGGAAAGCATGATCCATATTCATTATGTGGAAAGGGCCGTCTCCACACAAACTACCGTGCAGGTGTGCATGCATTGTGAAGACCCTGCCTGTGCCAATGTCTGTCCAGCAGATGCCATAACCAAAGATGAATTTGGAGTAGTACATACTGCCGAAACATCCAGATGTATAGGTTGCTCTAACTGTGTCCTTGCATGTCCATTTGGTGTTCCCCAAAAACAGGAAAAAGCAGAGCTCATGATGAAATGCAACATGTGCTATGACAGAACTTCTGCGGGTAAAAAACCAATGTGTGCAACAGTATGTCCAAGTGGTGCGCTGTTCTTTGGGACTAGAGAAGAAATTGAACTTAAAAGGCCTGACAGTGTGCCTGTAGATACCTTTATTTTCGGAAATCAAGAGGTTAAAACAAAAGTTAAAATCATGATGCCCAAAGGCAGCAATTATTTAAAAGTGCATTAATCACCGCTATTTATGAAAAAAGACAATTCAGATATAACCCCAAAATGGAAAAATGATTTTCCATTTGACAAGGAAGAAGCTACCCATGTCTCCAGAAGAGAGTTTGCAAAATTCCTTACGCTATTTTCTGGTGCTTTAGCTTTGGGCAATGGTGCCATCGTACTCAAAAGCATTGCCTTCCCGGAAAAAGAATTGGAAGGTCAGCATTTTATCTGTGAAGAAAATCAGTTGCCCATGGGTGAAATGTTGCAGTTCGACATAGAAGGAGATAAAGTCATTCCTTATATTCTGATCCATTTGGAAGATGGACAATGGAGAGCTTTTGAGCAAAAGTGCACCCATTTGGCATGTGCAGTCATTTATAGGAAAGATTTGGATCTGATAGAATGTCCTTGTCATAAAGGTTATTTTGATCCAAGGACTGGAGTAGTTACACAAGGACCTCCACCACGGCCCTTACCACAATTGGACGTGGTAGTAGAGAATGGAAAAGTGTTTGTCAAAGCAAAAAGCCATAAAGCCTAATCACTATGAGCAATTTTAGATATTCTCAAAAAGAAGCACACCCAAATAAAACCAATACCCTAATGACAGGTATTATCCTTTTACTTGTTTTATTGGTGAGCATTCAGATTTGGTTTCTTTATTCTGCTTTGAACAATGCCTTGACAGACAACTTTAACATAGCTGTTGGCACATTCATCGGATCCTTGGTTTTATTCATTACTGCGGCTTGGCTTTTGCGTTATTTGCCGGAACCCAGAAAGCCAAGAATTAAGGAATAATACCTATTGTCTCAATATCAAAACGAAGACTCAAATTCAAACATAAACCTTTCAGAAAAGTCCATTTGGGCTTTTCTGTTTAATTTAGCTTCGTTTATCCATTTTCACTTCAAATAATGATTTCAGTAAACCAGGCAAAGGATATTTTAAAAGCTACTGTTTCAACTGGAGAGATTAAACATCTCCCCCTTTCAAAAACGTTGGATTTAATAGCAGCTGAAGACATCTTCTCTCCCATTGAGGTCCCCTCTTTTGATAATTCTGCTATGGACGGGTATGCAATTACTTGGGAGGATAATTTAGATACTTGGGAAATAACAGATGTAATTGCCGCTGGAAACGGGAAACAACATCAACTTCAATATGGTAAAGCTGGTAGAATTTTTACCGGTGCTCCGCTACCTAAAGGATCTGACACCGTAATTCCTCAGGAATTTGTTCATCGGGAAGGAAACCTTATTAGAATAATAGATAAGGGTAAATTCCAAAAAGGCAGCAATGTAAGGTTTAAGGGTGCACAGACAAAAACCGGGGAAGTCATTTTAAAAAAAGGTAGCCAAATAACTCCGGGTACCATTGGTTTGCTGGCCTCTGTGGGAATATCCGAAATTCCGGTTTTCACTCCGCCCAAAGTAGCGATTATCATAACCGGTAACGAACTCCAGGAGTTGGGGAAACCTTTGGCTTTTGGACAGATCTACAATTCCAACGGTCCGGTATTGGAATCCTACCTCAAAAAACTTGGAATCCATGATATACTAGCCTATCAAGCTGAAGATGAGCCTGAAGCCACCCAAAAGATCATTGAAGAAGCATTAGCAAAAGCAGATGTGGTATTACTGACAGGAGGTATTTCTGTGGGCGATTATGACTATGTAAAAAATGGTCTGGAAAATGCCGGCGTGAAGGAACTGTTTTATAAAATACGGCAAAAGCCCGGTAAACCATTATTTGCAGGAAAGAAAGGGAGGCAAATGGTATTTGCTTTACCTGGAAATCCTGCATCGGTGATTACCTGCTTTAACCAATATGTCAGACCCTCCCTGTTGCAATGGCTGGGGCATACAGCCTCCTGGAAAGCCAGTGAAGTACTGCCTTTAGCTAATGATTACATAAGGAAAGCCGGACTGACCTTTTTTCTTAAAGCAAGGGTGGAACAAGGAGTAGTACACATCCTGAACGGGCAGGAATCATTTAACATGATCTCCTTTGGTTCTTCCAATTGCCTTGCGGAAGTACCCGAGGAAATCGAACAGTTGAAAGCGGGAGAAAAAATTGCCGTTTATTACTGGTGATCCAATGAAAAAAGTTGTTAAACCGAATTCCATTCAACCGTTCAGCTAGGGCAGCTTAATATTGAATGGATTCAGGTTTCATGATGACAATAGTCTTGAGGCCTTGAAGACATAACACTGTAGAAGAATGATTTAATTTCAGCTTTCTCACCATATTTAGAAAACGGCATGGATGATTTGAGCATATACATCTTGGCAGGGGGAAAAAGCAGCCGAATGGGCCAGGACAAAGGTCTAATCGACCTGCTCGGGAAGCCTATGATCAAGCACTTGCTGGAAAGTGTAAGTAAATTAGACCTACCTGTAAAGATTGTAGCTCACCATAAAGGATACAAGCAGTTTGGATTTCCAGTTATCAAAGACATAGTACCTGAAAAGGGACCAATGGGCGGTCTTTATACAGCTTTGAGTGATTCACTTTCAAGATTTGTACTTCTATTGAGCTGTGACATGCCCTTTCTAAGCCTAGAGGTCATTCAAGACCTCATTAAGCAAAAAAAGGAAAATCAAATTGTCATTGCGGAACTTCATAATAATATCCTTCCTTTCCCAGGAATCTATCCGGTAAATCTTCTACAGGTAATCCATTCACATCTCCAAAATGACAGGTTGA
This Cecembia calidifontis DNA region includes the following protein-coding sequences:
- the glp gene encoding gephyrin-like molybdotransferase Glp; amino-acid sequence: MISVNQAKDILKATVSTGEIKHLPLSKTLDLIAAEDIFSPIEVPSFDNSAMDGYAITWEDNLDTWEITDVIAAGNGKQHQLQYGKAGRIFTGAPLPKGSDTVIPQEFVHREGNLIRIIDKGKFQKGSNVRFKGAQTKTGEVILKKGSQITPGTIGLLASVGISEIPVFTPPKVAIIITGNELQELGKPLAFGQIYNSNGPVLESYLKKLGIHDILAYQAEDEPEATQKIIEEALAKADVVLLTGGISVGDYDYVKNGLENAGVKELFYKIRQKPGKPLFAGKKGRQMVFALPGNPASVITCFNQYVRPSLLQWLGHTASWKASEVLPLANDYIRKAGLTFFLKARVEQGVVHILNGQESFNMISFGSSNCLAEVPEEIEQLKAGEKIAVYYW
- a CDS encoding ubiquinol-cytochrome c reductase iron-sulfur subunit, whose translation is MKKDNSDITPKWKNDFPFDKEEATHVSRREFAKFLTLFSGALALGNGAIVLKSIAFPEKELEGQHFICEENQLPMGEMLQFDIEGDKVIPYILIHLEDGQWRAFEQKCTHLACAVIYRKDLDLIECPCHKGYFDPRTGVVTQGPPPRPLPQLDVVVENGKVFVKAKSHKA
- a CDS encoding DUF6755 family protein, with protein sequence MSNFRYSQKEAHPNKTNTLMTGIILLLVLLVSIQIWFLYSALNNALTDNFNIAVGTFIGSLVLFITAAWLLRYLPEPRKPRIKE
- a CDS encoding 4Fe-4S dicluster domain-containing protein, which codes for MTVTKYDQQMGFFIDMQRCIGCHACEMACAECETNGQESMIHIHYVERAVSTQTTVQVCMHCEDPACANVCPADAITKDEFGVVHTAETSRCIGCSNCVLACPFGVPQKQEKAELMMKCNMCYDRTSAGKKPMCATVCPSGALFFGTREEIELKRPDSVPVDTFIFGNQEVKTKVKIMMPKGSNYLKVH
- a CDS encoding molybdopterin oxidoreductase family protein, yielding MAKLPISAEKIIDKFGPKKHYTPMGGFEGSHEPDKLVKTHCCFCAMQCGIQLKVKDNKIAGFEPWMEFPFNEGRLCPKGVQRYLQNNHPDRLLQPYQRVEGKGFEPITWDNAMERTISEIRRIQTQYGNDSFAMLSGVSLTNEKSYMVGKFARLALKTKNLDYNGRLCMVSAGAGNKKAFGLDRISNSWADLKHAEVIIIAGSNVSECFPTLTHYIWQARDNGAKLIVVDPRVTPIARTADLHLPVKPGRDSALFGAILKQLVDNDWIDHEFIEKHTNGFEAAAEAVKDYDLDWAEKTTGIEKEKILQAATWWGKAKTSFLLHARGIEHHTKGVDNVLSCINIVLATGRIGKPYCGYGTITGQGNGQGGREHGHKCDQLPGNRDISNPEHRKYIAEVWGVEEKEIPGMGLSAYEIIEAIHRGEIKGLISICFNPIVSLPNNNFVREAFEKLEYYVAIDFFLNETARHADVILPGSLHEEEEGTVTTAEGRVVKINQAIDPPGEARKDSDILIEMARRLGAGDKFNFENSEAVFNELRVASKGGTADYYGISYEKIEKNMGVFWPCPSEDHPGTPRLWEEKKSAFPDGKARFNPVAYKEPAEVVDKDFPVILTTGRVVSQYLSGTQTRRIGKLVDQYPEPLLEIHPSLAIQYNIQNRDLITVRTRRGEATFPAQIVETIRPDTVFIPYHWGGSHSANQLTVGDLDPISKIPEFKVCACQLIPTGKKAAPAEERSAYQSS
- the mobA gene encoding molybdenum cofactor guanylyltransferase encodes the protein MDDLSIYILAGGKSSRMGQDKGLIDLLGKPMIKHLLESVSKLDLPVKIVAHHKGYKQFGFPVIKDIVPEKGPMGGLYTALSDSLSRFVLLLSCDMPFLSLEVIQDLIKQKKENQIVIAELHNNILPFPGIYPVNLLQVIHSHLQNDRLKFQQFILNTAHLKFNLDEEYQNHPEIFQNINSPQDREKAMTWGNKRIN